One Klebsiella electrica genomic window, GGCGCCGTGTTTGCCTGTAAAACGGTGTCGTTCATTGGATGAATTTCCCAGGAATAATATGTGAAAGGGGGATGTTTACCAGATGCGAGCGGTTTTCCGCGTCGTTCCTCATTGCCTGTTTATCTCCTTATGTGGAGTGCAGTATCATCCCGAGATAAGTGATAAAACAGACCTGAAAACGGAGAGCCGTTTTCCATAATCGGAAAATAGATGAAAACAGATTTTAACTGGGACGATACGCGGGTTTTTCTGGCTGTCGCCCGAGCGGGCACCCTTAGCGGCGCTGCAAATGCCCTGGATATGGGCATCGCGACCCTCTCAAGAAGGCTGGACAGGCTTGAAAAGTCGCTGGCCGTCCCTCTGTTCAGCAGACACCAGAGCGGCTACCGACTCACGGATGATGGCGAGGCGCTTCTGGAACGTGCCGAGGCGCTTGAACATGCCGGACTCGCGTTCGGCGAGATGGCCAGGCTGCAAGGGAACGTTGCCGGGCTTACCCGACTGGCTACATCGGATAACCTGGCGGCGTATTTTATTCTTCCTTCACTCAACGCGTTGATGGAAAAATATCCCGACCTGCGGGTCGAGGTGATAAGCGGTGTGCAATCCGTCAATCTGCATCGGCGGGATGCTGATTTAGCAATACGGATGGTCAAACCAGACAGCGGAAACCTGACGCTAAAGCGTCTCGGTATCGTGGGATTTGGCTTATACGCCGCCGATGCCTGTTTAAATGGCGCCACTGGCGTAGCGTCAGGTCACGCTCAGTATGTGGGCTGGCCGGAATCGCATCAACACCTGCCCGCTGCGCGATGGGTCACGCAGACGCTTCGCGGCAGTCCATGCAGAGTGGAAGCGAACACGCTGGCAGCGCAGTTATCGGCAGTTTCAGCAGGCCTGGGGTTGGGGGTGCTGCCACACTTTATGGCGCGGAAAAACGGTCTGCATTGTGTGAATTCGGATCTCGGCGTCGATCAAACCTTATGGCTGGTGATGCATTCAGATTTAGCCAATTCGCGGCGCGTCAGAGTGGTCGCCGATCATTTAATTACCCTGTTCGATGGGATAAAAGATCAGCTAATGTTGCCATAACCGTTTAATTAATTGCTACTTACAACTTACACCATGGCCGGTGACTGAAAACGGTGTTCCCGGTCAGGCCAGGGTGAAGTCTGTTCTCGGTTAAACCCCTTACCTGAATCGCAGGTGTGTTACATCGCCTGGACGAGGGCTCTTATCTTTTCCGCCTTTTCAAAGTGGTCCAGTTTCATCTCGATAATCCACCAATGCGCAACTTCCATAAGCAATTCAGGATCGTCATTTTTATTGGCAAAAAAAGCATAGAACGAAAGTCCTGCATTGCTTCCCCTAGAGGCAATTTTTGAATCGCAGACCCTGATGATTTTTTCCTTCATTCCTTGTCGCACTGCCTCTCCCTCTCTATTTTCAGGTTCTAGGCCTTAAAAGATAATATCATTTCGCGCTGGGTTAAAAATTTAACCCTGGTGGTTATGATCTCTGAGAAAAACGGTGAAGACGTCCTTAGGCGGGGTTATACCACATTCTGAAAGCAGCCAACCCACCGCGCCTGTCATCAGGAACATCAGATAACACCGCCGTGTTATTCGCCGCCTGGAAAAGCTGATAGCCCGCTGCCCGACGGGAGGAGTGTCGTCGCCCCACCTTTCACGCCAGCGCATCCAACGGATAATCACCAGACTGCGGCGACTCAGGCGCGATGCGATAAATGTGCGAACGACCGGGCGGAATCCGATATTCGTGTACACTGTCTGGCGCAGGGCGGCGTGAACCGCATCACGCCCTGAACAACTAAACGCCAGAAACTGCGTAAGCGCGGTTGCGCGCGAATGTAAGACACCCCGACACATGGTCATCAGGATAAGGGAGGCGCAACAGATATGACCCGAACACAAAGGCTTCTTGAATTACTCCAGATATTACGGGCTCACCGCTATCCGGTCACTGCACTGACGCTTTCCGCAAACTTAAAGATAAGCGTGCGCACCGTTTACAGGGATATAAAAACGCTCCAGCACCAGGGAGTATGTATTGAGGGGAGTGCCGGGATTGGATATATTATTAATTCTGATTATCATTTACCGCCACTGGTATTCACCGTGCAGGAGCTGAATGCTCTGACGCTGGGTCTTAACTGGGTGTGTCACAACACGGACGCGGACTTTAAAAAAAATGCAAAAAAAGCCATTGCCAAAATACGCGCAGTTATTCCTGATAGATTGCAGGAACACATTGAATATCAGTCATATCTGACAGGTCCGACTGAAAGAGAATGTTACGGCTTTGGTGATATACACCACGCAATTAATGAAAGAAAAAAAATCACTATAACCTACTCCGATAAAAATAATACCGTATCATCCCGTGTAATCTGGCCAGTCGCGCTGGTATATATGGAGTCCTGCTGGTTACTTGCAGGATGGTGCGAGATGAGAAACGATTTTCGTCATTTCAGAACCGACAGAATAAAGAAAATCACTGTACTGAGCACCACTTACCCGGAGAGCAGAGCCATCTTGTTGAAAAGATGGCGAGATGCGGAAGGTATCAGCCTGGACAGTGAGTACTGACAAAAATTGTCGCAACGATCGTGTACGCTTCTGTAGAAAAGACACCAGGATGATGACAGGAGAGCGTATGAACTTTCATAACAAAGTTGCATTAATCACGGGAAGTACCACGGGTATTGGCGAAGAGGTCGCAGGACAATTACACCGATATGGCGCCAGAGTCATCATTGTATCCCGGTCATTACATGAGGCCAGACAAAAAGCCAGATCGTTATCACCCGATGAAAAAACAGCGATCGGCATAGAATGTGATGTTGCAGACCCTGAACAAGTCAGCAGCATGATTAATCATGCCGTAGATCATTTCGGCAGACTTGATTATGCCGTAAATAATGCAGGCACCACCGGTGAACATAATAAAACAATAACAGAGCAGACAGTAGACAACTGGAATAACGTCATATCAAACACACTGAGTAGCGTCTTTTACTGTATGAAATACGAAATACCAGAAATATTAAAATCAGGAGGCGGTTCAATAGTGAATTTGTCGGCAGTAAATGGGTTAGCAGGTATCCCCGGTCTGGCCCCTTACACGACGGCAAAGCATGGCATAATTGGTTTAACCAGAAGCGCGGCGCTGGAATTTGCCTGTCAAGGTGTGCGGGTTAACGCGGTTGCGCCGGGTTATGTCAGTACGCCGCGAATCAATGAACTTCCCGAAAATATTATCAGTGCGTTTGCAAACAGCCATCCCATGAAAAGAATGGCCACCATGACCGAAGTGGCTGATTTTATCCTGTTTTTATTGTCAGAAAAATCAGGGTTCTGTACCGGCGGTGTTTATCCTGTTGATGGCGGATATCTGGCTGAGTAACGAGCGCGTCGGAGATAACATTTGCCTGGCGTTGGATATGTTCCGCTCTCCAGGCCGCCCCAGACACTCTGGCGTAACGTTTGCTCTGCGCATGTCGTATTTTTGAGCGTTGCTCCCGCGGGATCAGGTCGGCGCTCATCCATATTCAGGCAATCTGCGAGCAGCTTGCCACACCATATTTATCGCTGCCTGAGTCACACAAACCGGTCTTCGGCGATGTCCGTCGGCAGGACGGTTAAAACGTTTAAGGCATAATGGAAACGCTGGCGGATAATCCCGCCACCAGTTCAATCCCTTGCGGTATCTTATCTAACTGGATACGGACAGGGACTCGCTGCGCAAGTCGCACCCAACTGAAGGTGGGATTGACATCCGGCAGCCCGAGCCCACCCGTCTGATCATTGCTATCATCGATCCCCCGGCCGATACTCTCCACATGCCCCGTGATGAGCGGGTCAAACCCCATCAGCGAAATTTGTGCGGCGTTCCCGATACGAATATGACGCAGTTTGGTCTCCTCAAAATAGCCCACCACCCAGAAACTGTGCGCATCGACAACGGCGACCCTGGTCTCTCCCGCAGTGGCGTAGTCGCCTGGACGCAGCCGAAGATGCGTGACGTAGCCAGCAACCGGTGCGCGCACGGTAGCATGAGATAAATTAAGCTGCGCCAGTTCCAGCGCAGCCAGCGCCCCCTGATAATTGGCCGCCGCAACGCGCGCTGCGCTGCCCGTTTGCTGGATGTCCTCGCCGGAAATGGCCCCTTTGATGAGCGCGCGTCGCCTGGCCGCATCCTGGCGCATCAGCATCTCATGACGTTTTGCTTCAACGTCGGCCTGCGCGCTGAGCACCGCCAGCTTCAGCCAGCGCGGGTCGATAGCATAAAGTACATCGCCCTGGTTAACCCATTGATTATCGCGGACCGCCACGCGGCTCACCGGCCCGGAAACATCCGGCGCAATCTGCACCACATCGGCCCTGACCCTTCCATCGCGCGTCCAGGGCGTCTGCGCATACTGTTTCCAGAAAATAAACGCCACGAAAATCGCCACCGCCACAGCGATTAACGTCAGCGCGTAACGACCCAGTAAAAAGAGTAAAGATTTCATGCGAATAACCCCAGAGTGGTCAGGCCCTGCAAAAGCAGGAAAAAGGTCACGATATAGGTTGAGACATCAAGCAACGGGCGCAAAGGCAAACGCCGGTAAAGCCTGCTGCAAGAAAAAAGCGGCACGAGTAACAGCGTACAGACCACAGCAAGGAACGCGGTCAGTAGCAATCCGGGGATAAAAACACCCCCGATATTGATGTCATTTATCATGGCTGGGCTCCTTGTTCTGCGTCCGTAATGCGCAGTGCAGATCCACCAGTCTGTCGACAAACTGGCATGATTGTTCATCTGTCGCGGGCAGGCAGAGGACGGCCATTGCGGCAATACGCTCGCGTAAGGCGTCGGTGTGCGTTGTGCGGGTAAAATGAGAAAGCAACTCGTTGATATCGCTGCCTGCGGGCGTATCGCAACGGCGCAGGCGCATCACACAGAGGCCAATACGCAGAAAATGGACCAGGCGTGCAAGCGTGGCAGCAACAGAGCGGCCCGATCGATCATCAGATTGGTCCAGTGCGTTTCATCACCTTTAAACACACCGTTCACGCTGCGGCGAATATCGCGTTGGCAAAGTTTTAGCAGACGGTTTATCGCCGCGTCCGCCTGTACGGTTTGCAGCAGACTCATGCCGATAACCGCAAAGCCGGTCGCAAAAAACAGCGCGATAGCGGTGTTGGCCGCAGCGGCGAAGTCGCCGATGTAGTGTGCCCCCAGCTCGCATAGCACAGGCAGCGTCAGGGTGATGCCCATCGCCATAAAGGTCGTGGGCGGTCGCGCCTGCAGCGATCCGGCAAGCAGATAGACTGGGGCAAGCACCGCCACCAGCACCGGAAAATCGCTGAGCGGGGGAAGCAGAGCGAAGCTATAGATAAGGCTTATCAACACGCCCCAGACGGAGCCGATAATGTATTTGACAAGATGCGGGGCCGGCGTATCGAAACTGCCAAACAGCGTGCAGCAAACCCCAAGAATCGACACCGCCGTGCCGCCATCGGGCCAGGCGGAGTAAATCCAGAGCAGACAGCCGCCCAGGATGATGACAAAAGCGCCCAGCGCCGTTCGGGCGGCACTCCGGGGATCGCGATGGAAAACATACCCTTTCACTGCATGATCTTCCGCCGGCATTGGCGAAGTTTTGCCGTGATGGATGGCATCCGAAAGGCGCTCACACTGTTGCAGGAGGGTAAGCAACTCAGCGACGTAGCGTAAGAAATTCACCCGCAGCGCATCCTCGAACGTCAGCGCCTGCGCAGCGTGCCGCTGTGCTAACTGCGCGCTGCGTTGTTGTAGCGTCGCTGCTGCGTTTTTGCGTTTCCCGGTATCGTCACAGCTCAGCCAGGCCTGAACGTCATCCAGCAGCCTCTGCATATCGGCGGGCATCTTCGCGATCGCCTGTAAACGATCGCGTAATTCACCGTTGACAATAACTAACCGCGCCAGCCTGTCATGGAGCGCTTTCCTGGCCTGACGGACCGGCACCGAAAGGGCAAAATCATACGGGATGTGGTGGCTGATGCCCTGCAGGAACTGTAGCGCCAGCGCCAGATGCAGAGGCTCTGACTGCGCGTCGGACCTGCCTGCCAGGGTGTCGGCAATCCGCTGACGCGCGGCCTGCAGCGTCTGCGCTAATTTGCTGTTGAACAGCCCGGATATCCGGACAGGCAGAATGTATCGGTGAATCAGCGCGGCGCAGACGATGCCTATCGTTATCTCCTGTACCCGAATGATGGCAATGTTAAACACCGTGCCAGGGTCTGAGACGGCGGGAAAACCAATCAGACTTGCGGTGTAACCGGCCAGTACAAAGGCATAGGCGCGGGGCGTGCGTTCAAGCAGGGATAAACAGAGGCAGAAGGAGATCCAGCCTGCCAGAATCACGCTACATAAAATCGGCGTATTCACAAACATGGGCACAATCAACACCGTGGCCCCCGCGCCGGCCACGGTCCCTGCCAGGCGATACAGGCACCTGCTCAAAGACGCGCCCACCGACGTTTGCGAAACGATATAGACGGTGATGATGGCCCATGAAGGCCGTTCAAGGCCAATCGCCAGGGCAATGTAATACGCGAGCATCGCTGCGACAAAACTCCTGACGGAATAGAGTAGCGCATGGGCGTCGCTCAGTAGCGCGGGAGAGGCCATGCGGCCTGACCAACGGCTTATCGCCTGCAAAACGCGGCGGTGATGGGGAGTTAATTTGCTCATGCCGGGAATTATTCCCGCTTTGCGCTTGTCCTTAAATACTCTATTCTGTCAAAAAATACCTAAATGTTGCCAATAAGATGTCATCCAGACTTGCCCATACCCTGTTTGATCCCGATAGCACGCCGGGCCCGGCCGTCGCGCGGCATATTGATTTCGTTGATTATGCAGCAGAAGTGCCGGTGCATACGCACCGCAAGGGACAACTGATCGTGGCCCGCTATGGGGCGGTGATTTGTCGCGCGGAAAACGATATCTGGATAGTACCGCCAGATTGCGCGGTGTGGATCCCCGGCGGGATCCCCCATAGCGCCAAAGCGACCTGGAATGCGCATCTCAACTATTTGTTTATTGAACCCGGCGCCGCCGCACTGCCGGAGAAATGCTGCACGCTGGCGATTTCTCCGCTGATTAAAGAGTTAGTTGATCGCTTGACGCATGAGGACGTTGATTACCCGGCGCAGAGCCATGTCGGCAGGCTGACCAGAGTGACGCTCGATGAACTGGCCACCATGCCGCAGCAGAAATTGAGTCTGCCGGTTTCGGCGCACCCGAAGATCCGCGCCATGGCTGATGCGCTGGTTAGCCACCCGGAGGATCGAAGCACGTTTAAAGTCTGGGCGAAACGGCTGGCGCTCAGCGAGCGTTCATTAGCACGCCTGATGCTGCGCGAAACCGGGCTGACCTTCGGACGATGGCGTCAGCAACTGCATTTGATTATTGCCCTTCGGGAGCTGGCAAGCGGGGTATCGGTGCAAAACGTCGCGGCTAATCTGGGGTATGAGTCGGTAAACGCTTTTATCACCATGTTCAGAAAAACAATGGGCAGCACGCCCGCGCACTATTTTGCCGGTCGAAGAGCGACAGATCCCTGAGTGAGGCACAGGCTGGATACCGAGTAAGGCGCTTAATGCCCGCTTGTGGCCCCCGGGGGATATTCAGCATTGCTCCTGACGAGGCGTAATGACTGTCAAGGCGGTGCCCTCTTCCGTTCCTCTGCATATGATGAGTAATGTACATTCCGCGGGGGCGACGATAAATGTGGCCGAATTCCAGACAGGCATCCGCAACCACCGGATCATAAAGAACAGGGATAAAGCGCTTCGGATCCAACATAATCGTTTTATAAAACACCACCTCATCTGGTGGACGGGTATGTTCTGGCGGTGGTGATAAGGCGAAGAAAAAGAGAGCTGGCGGTGTAAATTTACCCGGCAAAGCAAGCTCCACCGACTCCAGAAGAAATGAAAGCGGGTTACTGCTAAACGGGACATATTAAAAAAATTGCGGCGCACTTCGCAACGTAGCCCGACGACGCTGTCGGGGGCGGGATGGGCATCCGGGGGAGTTTACGCCTGATCCATCTGCTGTATTCATAACACCATCAGGCAGATCTGAGACTCACGTGGCAGATCAACCCGTACTGGCTGGCGTCGGGATGCGAACAGTCTGCTTTTGATGAATTAATTTTCGATGGTAAAGTAAGACTGTTTTTTTGGATGCATTTTTATAGTTAAACCTTCGGTTTTGAATGCATTGAATAATATGTCCGCATCACCCGTTGACAGGATATCCATTGATTTAGTCAGATCGCCAGCATCTGAAAAACACTCAACCAAATCAATTCCCAGGATAAAAATAGCCGGCGCTTCAGTATTGATGTCCACATGCTTAACAGCTGTCCAGCTTCGTTGTTTCAGAGTGATATCTGACCACCCCTGACATTTAAGTATCCGGATAACTCGTGTCAATCGTGAGAGTGGAGAATCCTCCTGTGGCCTGATAATACTGGTTTTCCACAGCGTATCTAAACGTTGACCTAGCTTCGCTGATGGCCCCAGATCTCTGCTAAGTTGTATAAGGTAGTCAATGTCTTTTGCAACAGTCTGAGGGAAACGTCTTTGTTTTTTAGCGGTAACAAGCCAGTTTTGCAGAAAAATATGCTCCATTAGTGGTGAGGGAGTTTTTCCATCAATACGCGACAGATGCAGCGCTATAAGCGCACACCATAAAAAATGCTCTGTATCAGCCATTTTTTGTTGATGATTTATGTCAGGCCTGGAATTATTCATAACATCTCCAGTGATTAGTCATTGAATTTATCTGATAACCCCTGTTAACAGTATAATTTTTATACCATTATCTGAAAATTAAAATATTGGCTCAGGATACATTTAATTATACCCGGCACATCTGTCATGACTTCTCTTTGGCATGATGTTTATTATGCACCAGATGCGATGTATAGCTCACAACAACCATCACGATGATGGTACTTCCCAGACAGGAAACAAAAATCAGACCAAACTGCGCTCGCAGTAAACCCGTATACTGTATAACGCCTGCGCCAATCGGAACAAATAACAATGCCATATAACGAACAAGAAGAGTACATCCCGGATTAACCCACCTTTCAGGGATTATCTGAAATGAAAGAAGAACGAACAAAATAATCAACCCCAGAATACTTCCTGGAATAGCCACTGGTAATATCGGGGCTATAAATAAACCCAGATAGAGACAAACATAAATTATGACGAATGCACGTATATATTTCATAATGATAGCAGGCATGACATATCCCTCACCGGCTCGAAGTAACCAGATTACATTTAAAACACACCTTCACCCCCCCAATAATAAACCTACCAGTAATGATTAAAAACAAAAAGATATTCCATATATCCACAGCCAATTATACTTAATGAGTATAAAATGCATTTTCTTACAACCATCCAGGTAGGCATGATTAAATACCCTGTTATATTTAATAGTATCAACATCAATAATAATATTGGGTGCCGACCTGACGCAAACAGTCTGCCATAGATTTTCTTCTCTCTTTACGCCAGGCACCGGGCGATAGCCCAAAGGTACGAGAAAATACGCGGGTAAACGTTTGCTGAGAATCATACCCACAAGTCAGGGCAACTTCGTAGATACAGGCATCAGTGTGGGTTAACTGAAGAACCGCAAGCTCCATTTTCCTTCTTCTGATATAACTTGCCAGGTTTTCTCCCTTGTAATGTAAAAATAACCGCTGGATATGCCATTTTGAATAGCCTGAATGAATTGAAATTTCTTCAATAGATAGCTTTCGATGTAAATTCTCATTAATCCATTCCACAATAGTGTCGATAACCGAAGCTGAAATATGCATAAATAATAACCTCCAGATTATCTATTCAGCAGCCAGGGTACGAGAAGCATGACTATTTTGAAAACATACGGCGCCAGAACTGCGGTTATGATTCCGCATAGCACCAGGGCCACGGAACTAAATGCGGCTTCTTCCGCGTCAATTTCAGCACAGCGGGAAGTGCCCAACGCATGACTTGCAGAGCCCATTGAAAGTCCCCGTGCGATCTTGTGATTGATATGCACAATGTTCAGATACACATGACCAAGCACGGCCCCCAAAATACCAACCAGAATAACGCATACTGCAGTGATAGCAGGGATACCTCCAATCGCGCTACTTGCCGCCATTGCAATGGGTGTTGTCACTGATTTAGGCAGGATGGTCGCGGCCATTTGAGGCGTCGCGCCCATTTCTAAGGCGATAATGCTGCCTGAAAACATTGCTGTAAGGCTACCTATCGTGCAGATGATGATCAACGATTTCCATTTCGCACGGAGCTGAACCAGTTGCTCATAAAGAGGAAAAGCCAGTGCCACAACGGCTGGTTGCAACAGAGCGTTGAGTGAAGAAGAACCCTGGAAATAGCTCGCATAAGGAATGTGTCCAAATGCCAGGATAGCAATGATGATAATCAGCGTAATGAGAAGTGGATTGAACAAAGGGTTTTTTATTTTATTCATTGCCAGCCAGCGAGCTGAAAAGAACAGACATAAAGTTAACGGTAGAGACCAGCAGATATTAAAAATCATTTACTTTTCACCTCACATCTGACGCCAACAGATTCTCACCATCGTGACTATCATGGTCATTGCTGAATACATGACTCGACTTAAAACGGGTTCGGTTAAACTCAGATACCCCATGGAATATAAGAGTCGTCCTCAGTGTTCGCAGGACGCTTCACCGTTAGTGAGAAGATGATAGAGATAATGGCTAAAATGAAGATGACCCAGAAAGTTGACTGGAAGCCACCGAAGACCGAAGCAATCACAGACCCCAGGAAAGATCCGATCCCAAAACCCAGATAAATGACGCCATAATTCTTAGTGACATTATTCAGACCAAAGAACTCAGCCACCAGGGATGGAAAAGTAGTAAGGTGACCACCAAAATTAAACGCGACACACCCCAGAGCAAAGAAGAAACTATACTCATTCAGATGGAAGAAATTAAGCAGAACCATACCCATCAGGAGGATTATCTGACCAAAGGTGACAATTCGGATGATGCGTATGCTATCGGACATTATGCCCATCACCAGACGACCGACTAAGTTGGCGACAGCAACAACAGTTACCGCATTTGCAGCCGTCACGCCATCGAGATGGGCGATGATTTGCGCAATATCTTTTGCTACACCAATAATGTACAACCCTCCCATCATTGCGGTTCCGAACATTAGACATAACATCCAGAATTGCGCCGTACAAACAGCTTCACGCAGAGTATATTCTTTCTGGACCGCACCACTGGCAACTTTCACATTTTGATATGGCGCATCTGTCATTAATATCCCGCCAATGATGCAAATCACCGCAGCAATAACTCCCCAGTACAGTAATGCGGTATGTAATGCGTTATTGGCAAGCAGATCCATATTAATGAATTTGAAGGCTAACGACCCCAGCCCATAACAACCGATAGATAAAGCGGAAATGAGTCCTTTACGTTCCGGGAACCAGCGAATACAGTTGGTCAGCGTAAGTAAGTAGCCAATACCGTCAGCCAGTCCTACCAGGACACCGCCAAAAATCCACAGCATTGTCAGATTATGAGCGATCCCCGTCAGCCCTAAACCCAGTAACAGTGCGATACCAGAAAATATGGTAAGCACTTTAACGCCAAATTTATCCTGTAGCCTCCCCGCAAAACTGGATGCAAAAGCCAGACAGAGACACAGGATACCAAAGGTGAAAGCAACGTTTGGAACCGTAGTGTGGAACTGTGTTGCAAAATGACTATTAAACAAACTCCAGGTATATACCGAGCCCAACGCGAACTGGGCCAGAAGAGTGCCTGTGAAAGTCAGCCAGCGAGTAACAGGTTGAGATGCTTGCCGTAAATCTTGTTTATGGGTCATAATGATACCTGTCAATGGATTTTTATTGGCAAATGATTATTTCTTAATTCCTGTATCATTCAGATTATCCCTGGTGCAGGATGATTACTGAACGGATCAGCTCCGTGTATTAAGACGATATTGACGTGGAGTTAAATGATAATGCTGTCGAAATGACCGACAGAAGGTTGACTGCTGTCTGTAACCGAGATACATTGCGATCTCTGTGATTGAACTGTTTGTTTCTTTCAGTAAATCCCTGGCAATAACCATTTTACGCTTTCTTATATATACACCTGGAGACATACCAGTCACTCCTTTGAAACTTTTTTGAAAGTGCCATTGGGAGTATCCTGTTTTTTCTTCCAGGACCCGAAGTGTTAACTCCTCTGTTAAATTAAATTCTATCCACTCCAGTATATCCTGAATGGTTAAACGCATAAGACAGGAAGAGGATTTATCTTTCATTTAAATGCCTTAATTAATATACATTTTTCATTAGCCAAGGCTGGCGGATTAAAAACAACAGGGCAATCATACTCTAATCCATGTATTCTAAAAGTGAATATTTAGAATACATAACATTCCATTATGGAATGTTATGTAACGGTTGCATATCCGGGGGCGAAGGAGGATATCTGGCGGAAAACAGCGACTTCTCATGTGCGGATCGGCCATGCTCAGGCAATGTGGAATGGCTGACGGATAATGATACGGCTTACAGAGCCCATGAATATAGCAAACGTTCGGGAAGACGATAAACGGGATGACAGCAGCATCATGCTAAAACCGGACGGTCAAGTGGCGGCGATGAATCTGCACTGGCGTTGAGTCATGACAATCAACCTCGCCCGCACGTGTGCAGGGGTATCGCTCGCCACGGGAATATCACGCTCTGCCAGTCGCCGCGATTAAAAGACCTCACGCTGCACGGGCGTTGGCGGCAGATGCTCATCTCTGTCATTGACGCCGGGCTACGGCATTGCCGTGTCATTCGCCCTGTGGCCACTGCCCTTCGGGAACAGCACTTGCGCTATTCCCGAAAGGGGATGCTTTGCCCTGCGACGCGCATGATTTAGGGTATCTTACGCGCCACGACGATAAGAATTACCCTATCCAAAGAACGGCGCAGGCGGCAAGAAGACAGTAGCCACCAAAAAGGTGCCACTTATCATGTTCCAGCCAGCCCGCCAGCCAGCGAAGCGCCACTAAACCGGCGATAAAACTGAAAACCATACCCAGCAAACTCGGCAGAACGATGGAGGAAACGGTCGGTGAGACCGCCTTGAGTGCAGTGCTGGCATGGAAAGCGCGCGCCACTTCTTTGACGATAACAATGGGCGTCAGCACAACCGCCAGCGCAAAACTGAATTCTTCTGCGGTTTTTCGGGCAACGCCGACGGATAATGCAGTAGAAATTGTCGCGCCGGAACGGGATAACCCGCGAAAAGGCAGACAAAGTCCCTGCACCATCCCCACAATGACCGACTGGATTAAAGAGAGACGCTGAGTGTGACTTTCTTTTATTCGCGACGAGACAATAATGAGAATGCCCGACACGACAAGCCCGCAAGCAATCAGTTTACTGTTGCTGAACAGTGATTCAATTTCGAAATCTGGCGTATTGCCAGAGAAATAAACCTTGATGATATGTTGCAGGGTTAAGCCGACGATCCCCGTCATCATGGTGGCAATAATAATGCGCAGAGCATAATGTTTAAACGCCGCACCAGAGCTAAAATAGGTGACGCGCCAGGATTTCCAGAAATGAACGATAACAGCAAACATCGTCCCGGTGTGCAGCATAACCAACAGCAATGTCATGTCT contains:
- a CDS encoding undecaprenyl-diphosphate phosphatase, whose translation is MTFLNILILAVIQGLAELLPVSSSAHVIMAEKILGLNPSAPDMTLLLVMLHTGTMFAVIVHFWKSWRVTYFSSGAAFKHYALRIIIATMMTGIVGLTLQHIIKVYFSGNTPDFEIESLFSNSKLIACGLVVSGILIIVSSRIKESHTQRLSLIQSVIVGMVQGLCLPFRGLSRSGATISTALSVGVARKTAEEFSFALAVVLTPIVIVKEVARAFHASTALKAVSPTVSSIVLPSLLGMVFSFIAGLVALRWLAGWLEHDKWHLFGGYCLLAACAVLWIG
- a CDS encoding MFS transporter encodes the protein MTHKQDLRQASQPVTRWLTFTGTLLAQFALGSVYTWSLFNSHFATQFHTTVPNVAFTFGILCLCLAFASSFAGRLQDKFGVKVLTIFSGIALLLGLGLTGIAHNLTMLWIFGGVLVGLADGIGYLLTLTNCIRWFPERKGLISALSIGCYGLGSLAFKFINMDLLANNALHTALLYWGVIAAVICIIGGILMTDAPYQNVKVASGAVQKEYTLREAVCTAQFWMLCLMFGTAMMGGLYIIGVAKDIAQIIAHLDGVTAANAVTVVAVANLVGRLVMGIMSDSIRIIRIVTFGQIILLMGMVLLNFFHLNEYSFFFALGCVAFNFGGHLTTFPSLVAEFFGLNNVTKNYGVIYLGFGIGSFLGSVIASVFGGFQSTFWVIFILAIISIIFSLTVKRPANTEDDSYIPWGI
- a CDS encoding helix-turn-helix transcriptional regulator, whose amino-acid sequence is MKDKSSSCLMRLTIQDILEWIEFNLTEELTLRVLEEKTGYSQWHFQKSFKGVTGMSPGVYIRKRKMVIARDLLKETNSSITEIAMYLGYRQQSTFCRSFRQHYHLTPRQYRLNTRS
- a CDS encoding CidB/LrgB family autolysis modulator, whose product is MIFNICWSLPLTLCLFFSARWLAMNKIKNPLFNPLLITLIIIIAILAFGHIPYASYFQGSSSLNALLQPAVVALAFPLYEQLVQLRAKWKSLIIICTIGSLTAMFSGSIIALEMGATPQMAATILPKSVTTPIAMAASSAIGGIPAITAVCVILVGILGAVLGHVYLNIVHINHKIARGLSMGSASHALGTSRCAEIDAEEAAFSSVALVLCGIITAVLAPYVFKIVMLLVPWLLNR
- a CDS encoding helix-turn-helix domain-containing protein; amino-acid sequence: MHISASVIDTIVEWINENLHRKLSIEEISIHSGYSKWHIQRLFLHYKGENLASYIRRRKMELAVLQLTHTDACIYEVALTCGYDSQQTFTRVFSRTFGLSPGAWRKERRKSMADCLRQVGTQYYY